One window of the Leptospira koniambonensis genome contains the following:
- a CDS encoding tyrosine-type recombinase/integrase, producing the protein MKKDKRSRTKILPEDNPVFSKEEIRLLLNASRTHENHHLWFRMIYSFGLQLSELVSLRVEDLDWSHHKILIHHSRTLNSRNPSIPYSLRRDLWFISQGKQGEDFLFSGRMGKLRPRTVQKMFSKLEEMTGLTISVFRLRRSLASHLIEAGWDLESIQEQLGLSSQKSLKDLLGQKPKLAPLKKFPLEEINGSAA; encoded by the coding sequence ATGAAAAAAGACAAAAGAAGCAGAACCAAAATTCTGCCAGAGGACAATCCTGTATTCAGTAAGGAAGAGATACGCCTTCTTCTAAACGCATCCAGAACTCATGAAAATCATCACCTTTGGTTTAGAATGATATACTCTTTCGGGCTGCAACTTTCTGAATTGGTTTCTTTAAGAGTGGAGGATTTGGATTGGTCCCATCATAAAATATTGATCCATCATTCTCGAACATTAAACTCCAGAAATCCTTCCATTCCATATTCTCTAAGAAGAGATCTTTGGTTTATTTCTCAAGGCAAACAGGGAGAGGACTTTTTGTTTTCGGGACGAATGGGCAAACTTCGTCCCAGGACTGTTCAAAAAATGTTTTCCAAGTTAGAGGAAATGACGGGGCTGACGATTTCAGTTTTTAGGTTAAGGAGAAGTTTGGCTTCTCACCTGATCGAGGCAGGCTGGGACCTGGAAAGTATCCAGGAACAGTTAGGGCTTTCTTCCCAAAAATCCCTGAAAGACTTGCTCGGGCAGAAACCCAAACTGGCTCCGCTCAAAAAATTTCCATTGGAGGAAATTAACGGCTCAGCGGCATAA
- a CDS encoding SET domain-containing protein, whose amino-acid sequence MSVRYKIRRPQVFSEKDFEIRESEIPGIGMGLFSKQDLVKGDTVGFYTGRVLNDKSANSAKYCESKYLLWICKDHWIYGEGKESNYTRYINHSSKPNVKLVVSTRWKTARFEAMRKIKAGEELFFDYGDEYWIHIDISPVEQN is encoded by the coding sequence ATGTCGGTCAGATATAAAATTCGCAGACCTCAAGTATTTTCAGAGAAGGATTTCGAAATTAGGGAATCTGAGATACCAGGGATCGGAATGGGGTTATTCTCCAAACAAGACTTAGTCAAAGGTGATACGGTAGGATTTTATACCGGTAGAGTGCTTAACGATAAGTCTGCAAACTCTGCCAAATACTGTGAGTCCAAATATTTACTTTGGATCTGCAAAGATCATTGGATCTACGGAGAAGGCAAAGAGTCAAACTATACTCGTTATATCAATCATAGCTCTAAGCCGAATGTAAAACTAGTAGTATCTACTCGTTGGAAGACTGCAAGATTCGAAGCAATGCGTAAGATCAAAGCAGGCGAAGAGTTATTCTTCGATTATGGCGACGAGTATTGGATCCATATAGACATTTCTCCTGTAGAGCAGAACTAA
- the sixA gene encoding phosphohistidine phosphatase SixA, with translation MKIIIARHGEADPNSEDGKDSSRVLTPKGITDIEKMARFFQTGFKIKKIYHSPYVRTKATAEIYSKILKPELETESAEYLLPGEDYFRICPLLKDNSNSDAILLVGHSPDVSVFAETLLGISGVGKSFLFTPGSALAVNIPREKFQGGQIIWFVSPDFLC, from the coding sequence ATGAAGATCATCATAGCCAGACATGGGGAAGCCGATCCCAATTCAGAAGACGGCAAAGATTCTTCCAGGGTTCTAACTCCCAAAGGAATCACAGATATAGAAAAGATGGCCCGGTTTTTTCAGACCGGTTTCAAGATCAAAAAGATCTATCATAGTCCTTATGTACGCACAAAAGCCACAGCTGAAATTTATTCCAAAATCCTAAAACCAGAATTAGAAACTGAATCAGCAGAATACCTTCTTCCTGGCGAAGATTACTTCAGGATTTGTCCTCTTCTTAAAGATAATTCAAACTCGGATGCGATCCTATTAGTGGGTCATAGTCCTGATGTAAGTGTGTTTGCAGAGACTCTATTAGGAATTTCAGGAGTAGGAAAATCTTTTCTATTCACTCCTGGTTCCGCACTTGCAGTGAATATTCCTCGTGAGAAATTCCAAGGAGGACAGATCATTTGGTTTGTATCTCCGGACTTTCTTTGTTGA
- a CDS encoding arylesterase, with translation MRVSILTLVFAVLAPFFSNCSGDIKDIPLKGCSKISGMPGPEDLAIDRDAGLLYVSSHERRIKDQEGKIYFLDLNSSTLEPKLLETEYPKNFRPHGMSLLNQNGKYRLYVISHITLYKEHSIEVFERTEKPSAKAKVGKWKHIQTLQDPLVTSPNDLSVASENEIFVSNDHGEGGFMLYLFHDLFRMKRSEIAYYDGKSWSSLGNPVSLGNGILYVKRPDGKEILYRSAFNEGTVLKFDIKRENGKIAIGEPKSILLGSGPDNLEIDEKGTIFTVTHPSVMKFLKHASSADSHSPTKIFTISPDDSILEIFSNSGELISAGSTALSYKERVYIAQVFNDFILQCQL, from the coding sequence ATGCGAGTTTCCATTCTAACCTTAGTATTCGCCGTTTTAGCCCCGTTTTTTAGTAATTGCTCCGGAGATATCAAAGATATCCCCTTAAAAGGCTGTTCCAAGATTTCAGGAATGCCCGGCCCAGAAGATCTGGCCATCGATAGGGATGCAGGATTATTATACGTATCTTCCCACGAAAGAAGGATCAAAGATCAGGAAGGAAAGATCTACTTTTTAGATCTGAATTCTTCTACACTTGAGCCCAAACTATTAGAGACTGAATATCCTAAAAATTTCAGACCTCATGGGATGAGCCTTTTAAATCAAAATGGAAAGTACAGACTATATGTGATCTCTCATATCACTTTATACAAAGAACATTCTATAGAAGTTTTTGAAAGAACAGAAAAACCTTCCGCGAAGGCAAAGGTCGGAAAATGGAAACATATCCAAACTCTGCAAGATCCATTAGTTACAAGTCCTAACGATCTGTCGGTCGCATCTGAGAACGAAATTTTTGTTTCTAATGATCACGGAGAAGGAGGATTTATGCTCTATCTATTCCATGATCTTTTCAGAATGAAACGTTCTGAGATCGCTTATTACGACGGAAAGTCTTGGTCCTCACTAGGAAATCCTGTCTCCTTAGGGAATGGGATCCTTTATGTAAAAAGACCGGACGGAAAAGAAATTTTATACAGATCTGCATTTAACGAAGGAACCGTTTTAAAATTCGATATCAAAAGAGAGAACGGAAAAATCGCAATAGGAGAACCTAAATCGATTTTGTTAGGAAGCGGACCAGACAATCTAGAGATTGACGAAAAAGGGACGATATTCACCGTCACTCACCCTTCTGTAATGAAGTTCCTAAAACATGCGAGTAGTGCAGACTCTCACTCTCCTACCAAAATATTTACAATTTCTCCGGATGATTCTATTTTAGAAATTTTTTCTAACTCTGGTGAATTGATCTCCGCGGGAAGCACCGCACTTTCGTATAAGGAAAGAGTTTATATCGCTCAAGTATTCAACGATTTTATTCTGCAATGCCAATTATAA
- a CDS encoding LIMLP_16025 family protein, protein MDNQKLNDIINAGIGAVQTSKEIFDKLLQDLNDGKEKVEQRFDELKAQGEKDLSDNALKFKVPLAWGIVKIEEIRENILKQFLKK, encoded by the coding sequence ATGGACAACCAAAAACTAAACGATATAATCAATGCCGGGATTGGGGCCGTCCAGACTTCGAAAGAGATTTTCGATAAACTTCTCCAGGATCTAAACGATGGAAAGGAGAAGGTGGAGCAGAGATTCGACGAGCTAAAAGCGCAGGGAGAAAAGGACCTGAGTGATAACGCGTTGAAATTCAAAGTTCCTCTGGCTTGGGGAATCGTTAAAATTGAAGAGATTCGTGAGAATATCTTAAAACAATTTTTAAAGAAATGA
- a CDS encoding ArnT family glycosyltransferase: MGSPASTEDRSSEIYGLIGLFFLSILSLLIFRISGLEFPPVWPDEVLFYSPSLDFAKNGLFRTDVLEGLVKGMETKTLWMPPVFFLLNGWVLKFSGEGLEVLRLFAAILSVASVWVFWFILKTFDYSPIARLGASLLLFTDLLFLRVGWTARMEALCLFWALLSLLVLARKAKWKGDIPLKQYEALLSGFFLGISFLSHPFGAIFGVPALLLIHQAKAWKVWMFWLGGALPILAWGIWIHPDWGIFFYQFGAQFGRKKDLFQSFSPITKIKVLLGGYESPGLRLFFYLALAYGLWVVRGEIKEKPKSAFFFSAWTVSILFFLILSTEYYYVMYLCIPLSALGGFFFERIRSRRVQFIAAILVFSNIAILVNAYKRIGFGNPEFDLKDRFYEVLGPELKGSKKMYLQAIPDPYFHIQKEYPNLKVLEFIPGELPIPKEDFIQTLDSIDTFVFSDRQKRNEFVQSYLEENSSKFRKFKITAEPSTLRKVANVEAEVYRRR, translated from the coding sequence ATGGGTTCCCCCGCTAGCACAGAAGACCGATCTTCCGAAATTTACGGACTCATCGGTCTTTTCTTTTTATCTATACTTTCACTCTTAATATTTAGGATCTCCGGGTTGGAGTTCCCGCCAGTTTGGCCTGACGAGGTCTTATTTTATTCTCCGTCCTTAGATTTTGCAAAGAACGGGCTCTTCCGCACAGATGTGTTGGAAGGTTTAGTAAAAGGGATGGAAACCAAAACTCTTTGGATGCCTCCAGTTTTCTTTTTATTAAACGGTTGGGTCCTGAAATTTAGCGGAGAAGGTCTCGAAGTCCTAAGGTTATTCGCTGCGATCTTATCTGTTGCGAGTGTCTGGGTATTTTGGTTTATACTAAAAACATTTGATTATTCTCCAATTGCTAGACTAGGAGCTTCTTTACTTTTATTCACTGACCTTCTGTTCTTAAGAGTAGGTTGGACTGCAAGAATGGAAGCTCTATGTTTGTTTTGGGCACTTCTATCCTTACTAGTACTTGCAAGAAAAGCAAAATGGAAGGGAGATATTCCTCTCAAACAATACGAAGCTCTTTTATCCGGATTCTTTTTAGGGATCTCATTTTTATCACATCCGTTCGGCGCAATCTTTGGAGTACCAGCATTACTTCTAATCCACCAAGCAAAAGCATGGAAGGTATGGATGTTTTGGTTGGGCGGCGCCTTGCCAATCCTTGCTTGGGGAATTTGGATCCATCCTGATTGGGGAATTTTTTTCTATCAGTTTGGCGCTCAGTTTGGACGTAAAAAAGATCTATTCCAATCCTTCTCTCCAATCACAAAGATCAAAGTTTTATTGGGTGGATATGAATCTCCAGGACTCAGACTATTCTTTTATCTTGCGTTAGCTTATGGACTTTGGGTGGTAAGGGGAGAAATTAAGGAAAAACCTAAATCAGCATTCTTTTTCTCTGCATGGACAGTTTCTATTCTATTCTTTTTGATCTTATCTACTGAATACTATTACGTAATGTATTTATGTATCCCTTTGTCTGCGCTTGGAGGATTCTTTTTTGAAAGGATCAGAAGTAGAAGGGTGCAGTTTATAGCAGCTATATTAGTATTTTCAAATATTGCAATTTTAGTGAATGCGTATAAAAGAATAGGATTCGGAAATCCTGAATTCGATTTGAAAGATAGATTTTATGAGGTTTTGGGACCGGAACTAAAAGGTTCTAAAAAGATGTATCTACAGGCGATCCCTGATCCTTATTTCCATATTCAAAAAGAATATCCGAATCTGAAGGTTCTTGAATTTATCCCTGGAGAACTTCCTATCCCGAAAGAAGATTTTATCCAGACCCTGGATTCAATCGATACATTTGTATTTTCGGATCGTCAAAAAAGAAATGAATTCGTTCAGTCTTATTTAGAAGAGAATTCTTCCAAATTCAGAAAATTCAAAATTACTGCAGAACCTTCTACACTTAGAAAAGTAGCAAATGTAGAAGCAGAAGTATATCGCAGACGATAA
- a CDS encoding bacitracin resistance protein BacA, with product MSATFYTPPGGPPPPSPLLRELFSKVGENSIRELVSVFYDQIAVSEIRGMFPEDLEESKVKSADFMVQVLGGPPYYVQKYGPPKMRARHLPFPIDEKARRVWLSCYRKAIKDWEADEESKEILWQFLQDFSSWMVNKASSQE from the coding sequence ATGAGTGCAACATTTTATACTCCACCTGGAGGACCTCCTCCTCCCAGTCCTCTTCTTAGAGAATTGTTCTCAAAGGTTGGAGAAAATTCTATTAGGGAACTTGTTTCTGTTTTCTATGATCAAATAGCTGTCAGTGAAATTCGTGGAATGTTTCCAGAAGATCTAGAAGAGAGCAAAGTAAAGTCAGCTGACTTTATGGTGCAAGTGCTCGGAGGTCCGCCCTATTATGTTCAAAAATATGGCCCTCCTAAAATGAGAGCTCGACATCTTCCATTTCCGATCGACGAAAAAGCTAGAAGAGTTTGGCTTTCCTGTTACCGCAAAGCGATAAAGGATTGGGAAGCAGACGAAGAATCTAAAGAGATACTTTGGCAGTTTTTGCAGGATTTCTCCTCCTGGATGGTAAATAAGGCTTCTTCTCAAGAATGA
- a CDS encoding alpha/beta hydrolase, producing MKYFWKAAKFALHCQLPTPPKVSEQEITVRTDKFEIPAILYTPKGKSCGTILAVNGLAYMGNKDPRFAAVCKSAAAVGYTVISPLMVEVTQFRIKKETVEKIKELILHISSNKEYCPDQKLSYIAPSFSGSMGLIAASDPEVGKKISSILTIGAYCDVQSTLDYVMTSDEGDEYGRMILLYNFVKFALKSDNQELEFALKACVLDGSFSRETLELPTVLENISPESKEVFFKLREDKSFREKIWKEIVANAGSQSSFLQELQVKDKLHLLDCHVSIVHGLGDNVVPAKEAVILKENLPNKKSKLVLTPLISHGDVGISLAQLPAIYDLIQGFAFFFKNANVKEKKAA from the coding sequence ATGAAATATTTCTGGAAGGCTGCCAAGTTTGCCCTTCATTGCCAATTACCTACTCCTCCTAAAGTCTCTGAACAAGAGATAACAGTTAGAACGGATAAATTTGAAATTCCTGCGATCCTTTATACCCCTAAAGGAAAATCCTGCGGAACCATTTTGGCAGTAAATGGGTTGGCCTATATGGGAAATAAGGACCCAAGATTTGCAGCAGTTTGTAAATCTGCAGCTGCAGTTGGTTATACAGTTATCTCTCCTTTGATGGTAGAAGTTACTCAGTTCCGAATTAAAAAAGAGACCGTAGAAAAAATAAAAGAACTTATACTTCATATCTCTTCTAATAAAGAATATTGCCCTGACCAAAAACTTTCTTATATTGCTCCGTCCTTTTCTGGAAGTATGGGACTCATTGCTGCATCTGATCCTGAAGTTGGAAAAAAGATCTCTTCTATTCTTACAATTGGTGCTTATTGTGATGTTCAATCCACTTTGGATTATGTGATGACTTCAGACGAGGGAGACGAATATGGAAGGATGATCCTTCTTTATAATTTCGTAAAGTTTGCCCTCAAGTCTGATAACCAAGAGTTAGAATTTGCATTAAAGGCATGCGTTTTGGATGGAAGTTTCTCCAGAGAAACCTTGGAACTTCCTACTGTTTTAGAAAACATTAGCCCTGAAAGCAAAGAAGTATTCTTTAAACTTAGAGAAGATAAAAGTTTCAGAGAAAAAATCTGGAAAGAGATTGTAGCGAATGCTGGATCTCAAAGTTCATTCTTACAAGAATTACAGGTAAAAGATAAACTTCATCTTTTAGATTGTCATGTTTCTATCGTTCATGGTTTAGGAGATAATGTTGTCCCTGCAAAAGAAGCTGTGATCTTAAAGGAAAATCTTCCTAATAAAAAATCTAAATTGGTGCTAACACCTTTGATCTCTCATGGAGATGTTGGAATTTCCTTAGCCCAGTTACCTGCGATCTATGATTTAATACAAGGATTTGCGTTCTTCTTTAAGAATGCTAATGTGAAAGAAAAGAAGGCAGCCTAA
- a CDS encoding STAS domain-containing protein, with protein MEIKTKKVGKHTLVQLDGRLDITHSDEVEAKLLDDVQAGTGDIVINLQNISYISSSGIRIFVGMVRELEKQNRKLKLCNITPNVKKVFDVVELLDLFEVYETEQEALATLK; from the coding sequence TTGGAAATTAAAACGAAAAAAGTAGGGAAACACACCCTAGTCCAATTGGATGGCAGGCTGGATATCACACATTCGGACGAGGTAGAGGCAAAACTTCTAGACGATGTCCAGGCTGGAACTGGTGATATCGTTATTAACTTGCAAAATATTTCTTATATATCTTCTTCTGGGATCAGGATATTTGTAGGAATGGTCCGGGAACTAGAAAAGCAGAATCGAAAGCTTAAACTTTGCAATATCACGCCTAACGTTAAAAAGGTTTTCGACGTTGTGGAATTATTAGATCTTTTCGAAGTCTACGAAACCGAACAAGAAGCATTAGCTACCTTAAAATAA
- a CDS encoding acyl-CoA thioesterase gives MSEEIAKTPKQSAVETRHIVMPDHTNHYGTLFGGTLMSWIDSIAVMVAQRHCGREAVTASVDKLNFLEPISLGDHVILKASANYAGRSSMEIGVQVSKENPYTGIVTRATTAYLTFVALDENKKPCPIPKIKPETETETRRYENAILRQEANRNLVKKIKDNGKV, from the coding sequence ATGTCGGAAGAAATTGCAAAAACACCAAAACAATCCGCAGTGGAAACCAGGCATATAGTTATGCCTGACCATACCAATCATTATGGTACCCTTTTCGGAGGTACCTTAATGTCTTGGATAGACTCGATCGCGGTCATGGTGGCCCAAAGACATTGTGGAAGAGAAGCAGTTACTGCAAGTGTAGACAAACTGAATTTTCTGGAACCAATCTCTTTAGGTGATCATGTGATCTTAAAAGCTTCTGCAAATTATGCAGGAAGATCTTCGATGGAGATTGGTGTGCAAGTCTCTAAGGAAAATCCTTATACTGGGATTGTGACTCGCGCAACTACTGCGTATCTTACATTCGTTGCATTGGATGAGAATAAGAAACCCTGTCCTATTCCTAAAATAAAACCGGAAACGGAAACAGAGACAAGAAGATACGAAAACGCAATCCTGAGACAAGAGGCAAATCGAAATCTTGTTAAAAAGATCAAGGATAACGGAAAAGTTTAA
- a CDS encoding ATP-binding protein encodes MYANALFSANLWGLHDVDKYPIYCLWEVLAVGISWLFFIKFRKGKVWLPDLRETVRFLLWVAFPAAICNGILVAEGLVLFGDLPQDKLLISSLQGMSATLFDTLSVSAPTLLWATPWMELKGCARTEGAWENRETSWDRNRFRNLKPRRIAEIISVFVLCGVFGAIIPSLEYWFVFALFVLWAALRYGITMALTANIWVQIVTLVFPVLFGRSEHYQWFKDDKELIFLVNLGILCVVALITGRATSDSRKELQKRRRIEGKLLQSREQYRKFFEENLSANFITDPSGNILAANSSFLKMFGFETQSEASLKNFADLFPSYDDYSFFLQKIQISSRLETHEEFFQEKNGLPIHTTGNYFATFNKSGSIDSIRGYLLDDTLRRKLEDQLIESKKLETIGTLAGGIAHDFNNILQIISGYATKMQLESSKFASLMDMSRSINAAAARGAIIVRRLLSLARKGGGGFKTILADQLINETVDLLVPTFSEKIKFIKECKEGLPTIVGDYSQLEQVLINLCLNARDALPDGGEISIRAFGVQGANIRESFPLSEPAEYLCIEISDNGEGMSEETRKRIFEPFFSTKTKTQGSGLGMSMVYGIMQNHEGMVQVSSQLGMGTSIRLFFPAAKTKTSRLIESSGKVSQTSTGIMLVVEESPYLSEILQDQMLALGFRLISADSTKKAHEILNKFKSTAVLTVIDLDFENLFSLEFLETIKKECPDLKIFVSGTDFGNETKEKLFALGINDILEKPYKIRDLIEFFYTKSF; translated from the coding sequence ATGTATGCCAATGCATTGTTCAGTGCAAATCTTTGGGGACTTCACGATGTAGATAAATATCCAATCTATTGTCTTTGGGAAGTTTTAGCTGTCGGAATTTCTTGGCTCTTCTTTATCAAATTCAGAAAAGGAAAAGTTTGGTTACCCGATCTAAGAGAAACAGTTCGTTTTTTACTTTGGGTAGCTTTCCCCGCGGCGATATGTAACGGGATCTTAGTGGCAGAAGGTCTCGTATTATTCGGAGACCTCCCTCAAGACAAGTTACTCATATCTTCTTTGCAGGGGATGAGTGCCACACTATTCGATACACTGAGTGTTTCTGCTCCGACCTTATTATGGGCAACTCCTTGGATGGAACTCAAAGGTTGTGCAAGAACAGAAGGTGCCTGGGAAAATAGAGAAACAAGCTGGGACAGAAACAGGTTCAGAAATCTTAAACCCAGAAGAATCGCAGAGATTATATCAGTATTTGTACTCTGCGGAGTTTTTGGCGCGATTATTCCTTCCTTAGAATACTGGTTCGTATTTGCGTTATTTGTTCTTTGGGCCGCATTAAGATACGGGATCACTATGGCCTTGACTGCAAACATTTGGGTGCAGATAGTCACGTTGGTGTTTCCGGTATTGTTTGGTCGTTCCGAACATTACCAATGGTTTAAGGATGATAAAGAACTTATCTTTTTAGTAAACTTAGGAATTTTATGCGTAGTCGCTTTGATCACAGGAAGAGCTACAAGCGATTCCAGAAAAGAATTACAAAAAAGAAGAAGGATAGAAGGTAAACTTCTACAAAGCAGAGAACAATACCGAAAATTTTTCGAAGAAAATCTTTCAGCGAATTTTATCACAGATCCTTCTGGCAATATTTTGGCTGCCAATTCTTCTTTCCTCAAGATGTTCGGATTTGAAACACAATCAGAAGCCTCTCTCAAAAATTTTGCAGATCTTTTTCCTTCTTATGATGATTACTCATTCTTCTTACAAAAAATACAGATCAGTTCCAGATTAGAAACTCACGAAGAATTTTTTCAGGAAAAGAATGGGCTGCCTATCCATACAACTGGAAATTATTTTGCTACATTTAACAAGTCAGGAAGTATAGATTCAATCCGTGGATATTTGCTGGACGATACTCTTCGTCGTAAGTTAGAAGATCAATTGATAGAATCTAAAAAATTGGAAACGATCGGAACTTTAGCGGGTGGGATCGCTCACGATTTTAATAATATTCTGCAGATCATCTCTGGATACGCGACCAAAATGCAATTGGAATCTTCCAAATTTGCTTCTCTTATGGACATGTCTCGTTCTATCAACGCAGCGGCTGCAAGAGGAGCAATCATAGTTCGGAGACTTCTTTCCTTAGCCAGAAAGGGAGGAGGTGGATTTAAAACAATCTTAGCTGACCAATTGATAAATGAAACAGTAGACCTATTAGTCCCTACATTCTCTGAAAAAATAAAATTCATCAAAGAATGTAAAGAAGGACTTCCTACAATCGTAGGAGATTATTCTCAGTTGGAGCAGGTGCTTATAAATCTTTGTCTGAATGCAAGAGATGCACTTCCAGATGGGGGAGAGATCTCTATACGTGCATTCGGAGTACAAGGTGCAAATATCAGAGAATCTTTTCCACTTTCTGAACCTGCAGAATATCTTTGTATAGAGATCTCAGATAATGGAGAAGGAATGAGTGAGGAGACTAGAAAAAGGATCTTCGAGCCGTTCTTCAGCACAAAGACTAAGACCCAAGGAAGTGGACTTGGAATGTCTATGGTCTACGGGATCATGCAAAACCATGAAGGAATGGTGCAGGTTAGCTCCCAATTAGGAATGGGCACAAGTATTCGATTATTTTTCCCGGCAGCAAAAACCAAAACTTCTCGATTGATAGAAAGTTCCGGAAAAGTTTCTCAAACTTCTACCGGTATTATGCTCGTGGTAGAAGAATCTCCATACTTGTCGGAAATCCTACAAGATCAAATGTTAGCTTTAGGTTTTAGGTTGATCAGCGCAGATAGCACTAAAAAGGCTCACGAAATATTAAATAAATTTAAATCTACAGCAGTTTTAACAGTGATCGATCTGGATTTTGAAAATCTTTTTTCCTTGGAATTTTTGGAAACAATTAAGAAAGAATGTCCGGATCTGAAAATTTTTGTTTCCGGAACTGATTTCGGAAATGAAACTAAGGAAAAACTTTTCGCACTTGGAATTAACGATATTCTAGAAAAACCCTATAAGATCAGGGACTTGATCGAATTCTTTTATACGAAAAGTTTTTAA
- a CDS encoding penicillin-binding transpeptidase domain-containing protein produces the protein MFRFSEGKNSALGRFLLFQLSSLFLLTPLHPQNLSSKTIIPNPGELILVTEVSSGKPRSEKVYGASEFLKREYSPASTFKTYLVLSLLENTIIDPEEKIECADKHIPNSPRLLNLRDALFYSSNDYFEKVFPKLGKDKLDLTLRKIGYLENSKSNTKVEDWWVDLAGLKHGGRITLTPKSVHSSWSKIFENGYGLPKNLTEEWRKTLFWSECSERSANVYGKTGSWEGSFWFQAALVKSENDYIIYTILNRNKSGSRTGTINRFYELAGCKVPSLE, from the coding sequence ATGTTTCGATTTTCAGAGGGAAAGAATTCCGCTCTAGGCCGTTTTTTACTCTTTCAACTCTCTTCTCTTTTTCTTCTAACTCCGTTACATCCCCAAAATCTTTCTTCCAAAACTATAATACCTAACCCAGGGGAATTGATCCTTGTAACTGAGGTAAGTTCCGGTAAACCCAGATCAGAAAAGGTCTACGGTGCCTCTGAATTTCTGAAACGGGAATATTCTCCTGCTTCTACCTTTAAAACATATCTAGTTTTATCTTTGCTTGAGAATACAATCATTGATCCGGAAGAAAAAATAGAATGTGCAGATAAACATATTCCGAATTCTCCCAGACTTTTGAATTTAAGAGATGCATTGTTTTATTCTTCTAATGATTATTTCGAAAAAGTTTTTCCTAAATTGGGAAAAGACAAGCTGGATCTTACCTTACGTAAAATTGGTTATTTAGAAAATTCTAAATCGAATACTAAAGTAGAGGATTGGTGGGTCGATCTGGCAGGTTTAAAGCATGGAGGAAGGATTACATTAACTCCTAAGAGTGTACATTCTTCTTGGTCTAAAATTTTTGAGAATGGTTACGGGTTACCTAAAAATCTTACGGAAGAATGGAGAAAGACCCTTTTTTGGTCCGAATGTTCTGAGAGATCGGCTAACGTGTATGGAAAAACAGGTTCTTGGGAAGGAAGTTTTTGGTTCCAAGCTGCCTTGGTCAAATCTGAAAACGATTATATAATCTATACTATCTTAAATCGAAACAAATCAGGATCCAGAACTGGAACGATCAATAGATTTTATGAATTGGCTGGTTGTAAGGTTCCGAGTCTGGAATGA
- a CDS encoding RNA pyrophosphohydrolase, with amino-acid sequence MDKPYRKNVGMVVFNSKGEVLVGERLNFKGSWQFPQGGIDDGEDPNSAAQRELLEEVGINDAKIIYEYPSWINYDFPESLRLSSNLKKYRGQTQKWYLLYWNGKAEDCDLMAHEQEFERVRFIPFQECLSTVVSFKKDVYQKLVQEFEPKILDFMKKGSST; translated from the coding sequence ATGGACAAACCGTATAGAAAGAACGTGGGAATGGTAGTCTTCAACTCTAAAGGAGAGGTTTTAGTAGGAGAAAGACTGAATTTTAAAGGCTCTTGGCAATTTCCTCAAGGCGGAATAGATGATGGAGAAGATCCTAACTCTGCTGCTCAAAGAGAACTTTTAGAAGAAGTAGGCATCAATGATGCTAAGATCATCTATGAATATCCTAGTTGGATCAATTATGATTTTCCTGAGTCCTTACGTTTGAGCTCTAATCTAAAGAAGTATAGAGGCCAAACTCAAAAGTGGTATCTTCTATACTGGAATGGTAAAGCAGAAGACTGCGATCTAATGGCTCATGAACAAGAGTTTGAAAGAGTTAGATTCATTCCATTTCAAGAATGCCTTTCGACCGTAGTCTCCTTTAAAAAAGATGTGTACCAAAAATTAGTCCAAGAGTTCGAACCTAAGATATTGGATTTTATGAAGAAGGGATCTTCTACATGA